The following proteins are encoded in a genomic region of Enterocloster clostridioformis:
- a CDS encoding citrate/2-methylcitrate synthase: MIETKEFMDNLSQWSDICLSDERIDLELYEKYDVKRGLRDKNGNGVVAGLTKVSKIEANKVVDGVKVPCEGKLFYRGYNIYDLIGGVVRENRYGFEEIAYLLLFGELPNADQLTKFKESLAFSRTLPTNFVRDVVMKAPTKDMMISLSKSILTLASYDEKAWDITVPNVLRQCMMLISVMPMLAVYGYHAYNHYERDGSMYIHRPDENLSTAENLLRLLRPDMKYSQVEAHVLDLALILHMEHGGGNNSTFTTHVVTSSGTDTYSVISAALASLKGPKHGGANIKVVEMMQNLRNEVKDVTDRDEVESYLKKLLHKEAFDRKGLIYGMGHAVYSKSDPRAEIFKRFVRQLSEEKGRMEEFALYSMIEELGPKVITEERRIYKGVSANVDFYSGFVYSMLDIPEEMFTPIFAIARIVGWSAHRIEELINMDKIIRPAYTSIMKEENYKPLCDR; encoded by the coding sequence ATGATTGAAACAAAGGAATTTATGGACAACTTGAGCCAGTGGTCAGACATTTGTCTGAGTGATGAGAGGATTGATTTGGAGCTGTATGAAAAGTACGACGTGAAGCGGGGGCTCCGTGATAAAAACGGAAACGGTGTGGTAGCGGGTCTGACGAAGGTGTCCAAAATCGAAGCCAACAAAGTAGTGGATGGAGTAAAGGTTCCCTGCGAAGGAAAACTATTTTACAGAGGTTATAATATCTATGATTTGATTGGCGGGGTAGTGAGAGAAAACCGATATGGTTTTGAAGAAATTGCATACCTGCTTCTGTTCGGAGAACTTCCTAATGCAGATCAGCTTACAAAATTTAAAGAAAGCCTGGCATTCAGCCGTACACTTCCCACAAATTTTGTCCGTGATGTAGTAATGAAAGCACCGACAAAAGATATGATGATATCCTTAAGCAAAAGTATTCTTACCCTGGCTTCCTATGACGAGAAGGCCTGGGATATTACCGTTCCCAATGTACTCAGACAGTGCATGATGCTTATCAGCGTAATGCCCATGCTGGCTGTGTATGGCTACCATGCCTATAATCATTATGAGAGGGACGGCAGCATGTACATTCACCGCCCGGACGAAAATCTCTCTACAGCGGAGAATCTGCTCCGCCTTCTGAGGCCCGACATGAAATACTCACAGGTGGAAGCCCATGTGCTGGATTTGGCGTTAATCCTGCATATGGAGCATGGCGGCGGCAACAACTCCACCTTCACCACCCATGTGGTTACATCCTCAGGCACAGATACATATTCCGTCATCTCCGCGGCCCTGGCCTCCTTAAAGGGACCCAAGCACGGCGGAGCCAACATCAAGGTAGTGGAAATGATGCAGAATTTAAGGAACGAGGTAAAGGATGTAACGGACAGGGATGAGGTGGAATCCTATCTGAAGAAACTGCTTCACAAAGAGGCATTTGACCGCAAGGGCCTTATCTATGGAATGGGCCATGCAGTGTATTCCAAGTCAGACCCCCGTGCCGAGATTTTCAAACGCTTTGTGCGCCAGCTTTCAGAGGAAAAAGGCCGTATGGAAGAATTTGCCCTCTATTCCATGATTGAGGAGCTGGGCCCCAAGGTTATTACCGAGGAACGCAGAATCTACAAGGGCGTCAGTGCCAATGTGGACTTCTACAGCGGATTTGTATACAGCATGCTGGATATCCCGGAAGAAATGTTCACGCCAATCTTTGCAATTGCCAGAATTGTGGGATGGAGCGCACACCGCATTGAGGAATTGATTAATATGGATAAGATTATCCGTCCTGCCTATACAAGCATTATGAAGGAAGAGAATTACAAGCCTCTCTGCGACCGATAA